The following are encoded together in the Capsulimonas corticalis genome:
- a CDS encoding DUF1559 domain-containing protein, which translates to MRHKSGFTLIELIVVIAIIAILAAILFPVFAKAREKARQISCASNMKQLALAVLQYNQDYDESFPMGGNYGLGGWGGRVYTYVKSTGAYKCPDDPTGVDNSVSPSRVPVSYAMNSNLGLVPGIAALNAPASTVLIFETQGAVADVTDPVRDMPYDSGYNPGNQRSSPSGNGGDGGAGWIDWYYGAKYAGSAPNKTGYGNPPCNVGAQWYTSNPVHTDGSNFALADGHVKYLRGNQVSPGQYAQSSTDAQSNGCGYAAGTDALSGKFGATFSGK; encoded by the coding sequence ATGCGACATAAATCTGGCTTTACTTTGATTGAACTGATCGTGGTTATCGCCATTATCGCGATTTTAGCGGCGATCCTCTTTCCTGTTTTCGCCAAAGCGCGCGAGAAAGCGCGTCAGATTAGCTGCGCCAGCAATATGAAACAATTGGCGCTGGCGGTTTTGCAATATAACCAGGACTACGACGAAAGCTTCCCCATGGGCGGCAACTACGGTCTGGGCGGATGGGGAGGGCGTGTTTACACCTACGTCAAGAGCACCGGCGCCTACAAATGTCCCGACGATCCGACGGGGGTGGACAACAGCGTCTCTCCGTCGCGTGTGCCGGTTTCCTACGCCATGAACTCGAACCTCGGCCTTGTTCCCGGCATCGCCGCGCTGAACGCGCCGGCGAGCACCGTGCTGATCTTCGAAACTCAGGGAGCGGTCGCGGACGTAACCGACCCCGTCCGGGATATGCCCTATGATTCGGGCTACAATCCCGGCAACCAGAGATCCTCTCCGTCCGGCAACGGCGGCGACGGCGGCGCGGGCTGGATCGACTGGTATTACGGCGCCAAGTACGCCGGATCCGCGCCGAACAAGACGGGATACGGCAATCCGCCCTGTAATGTCGGCGCTCAGTGGTATACGTCGAATCCTGTCCATACCGACGGCTCCAACTTCGCGCTCGCCGATGGGCATGTCAAATATCTGCGCGGCAACCAGGTCTCGCCCGGCCAATATGCCCAAAGCTCGACCGACGCGCAGAGCAATGGATGCGGCTACGCCGCCGGCACGGATGCGCTTTCGGGCAAATTTGGAGCGACCTTCAGCGGCAAATAG
- a CDS encoding LpqN/LpqT family lipoprotein → MIARAFAPSAAILLLAACALRAEPYDNPNGFSLDPPAHWTLAESKAQDYATWTGPGTKGTAPTVSVSVQILSGVVVPAEALPRVTAGLLANYKKTMNGFAVSGAGKGTLGGAPTRYLSATYRQTAKSPLWKLRQVIAIRGRQRIVVTCAAPALVFAKDQPAFDRALASFHLGTIEPPAYRSDEGYRLTPVRDWTAQAPQAPGGDVHFVEPGLHPYPANLGLHISPVPPAMTIDDLSAHRAEIEAGLAKEAQYVPVDHGTETVAGEKAMFITAQLKNPQIATPVWVRLAFVLHGGKLYRFTGLCPDADHAQYDAAFQMMIQSLRWTK, encoded by the coding sequence ATGATCGCCCGCGCCTTTGCGCCCTCCGCCGCCATTCTTTTACTCGCCGCCTGCGCTCTGCGCGCCGAACCTTACGACAATCCCAACGGTTTCTCACTGGATCCGCCCGCGCATTGGACGCTCGCGGAATCGAAAGCGCAGGATTACGCCACATGGACCGGGCCTGGGACCAAGGGGACGGCGCCCACGGTGAGCGTTTCCGTCCAGATCCTGAGCGGCGTGGTGGTCCCCGCCGAAGCGCTGCCGCGCGTGACGGCGGGCCTGCTGGCGAATTACAAAAAGACAATGAACGGCTTCGCGGTTTCTGGAGCGGGGAAGGGGACGCTGGGCGGCGCGCCGACGCGTTATCTCAGCGCGACCTATCGCCAAACCGCCAAAAGCCCGCTCTGGAAACTCCGGCAAGTGATCGCGATCCGGGGGCGTCAGCGTATCGTCGTCACGTGCGCGGCCCCGGCGCTCGTCTTCGCCAAGGACCAGCCGGCGTTCGACCGCGCGCTCGCCAGTTTTCACCTGGGAACGATCGAGCCGCCGGCGTATCGCAGCGACGAGGGATATCGGCTGACGCCCGTCCGCGACTGGACGGCGCAGGCGCCCCAGGCTCCGGGCGGAGACGTGCATTTCGTCGAGCCCGGCCTGCATCCATATCCCGCCAACCTCGGCCTGCACATCTCGCCCGTGCCGCCGGCGATGACGATCGACGATCTGAGCGCGCATCGCGCCGAGATCGAGGCGGGACTCGCCAAGGAGGCGCAGTACGTTCCCGTGGATCATGGGACCGAGACGGTGGCGGGGGAGAAAGCGATGTTCATCACCGCGCAGCTCAAGAATCCGCAGATCGCCACGCCGGTCTGGGTCCGTCTGGCGTTCGTGCTGCACGGCGGCAAGCTTTATCGATTTACCGGACTTTGCCCCGACGCCGACCACGCCCAGTATGACGCCGCGTTCCAAATGATGATTCAGTCGCTGCGCTGGACGAAATAA